The Apium graveolens cultivar Ventura chromosome 10, ASM990537v1, whole genome shotgun sequence nucleotide sequence AGGCCATCCTTCTCAAAAGGCTTTTAGAAAAATTATTTCATCCAATAATCTAAATATTTCCAGTATTTCTATTTTAGATTGTAATTCTTGTGCTTGCAATAAAATGCATCAATTACCCTTTTCAGTTTCTTCTATTTCTTCTACTGCCCCTCTTCAATATATCTACACAGACTTATGGACTGCTCCTATATATTCCCATGATGGTTACAAATACTATATATTATTTGTTGATCATTATACTAAATACATTTGGTTGTACCCATTAAAACGAAAATCTGATACCAAAAATACATTTCTTCGATTTAAAGCATTAGTTGAGAAATATTTCCAACTTCCTCTTATTACTTTATACTCTGATAATGGTGGTGAATATGAAGCCCTTAAAGAATATCTAGCAGTAGCTGGAATTTCAAGAATTACAACCCCCCTCACACCCCTCAACACAATGGGTACTCTGAGAGACGTCACCGACACATTGTCGAAACATTTCTTTCTCTTCTAACTCATTCCTCGATGCCACTTGAATACTGGCCGCATGCCTGTTCAACAACGGTTTATTTAATCAATCGTCTTCCCACACCTACACTGAAAAATGAGTCTCCTTTCTTTAAATTATTTGGAAAGCAACCAAATTATCAAAAGCTAAGGGGTTTTGGTTGCTTATGTTATCCTTGGATTAAACCTTATAATAAACATAAACTTGACCCAAAAtcaattccttgtatctttgttggatactcatcAGCACAAAGTGCTTATTACTGCCTTGATCCAAAAACGAACAAGGTATATATCTCCAGACATGTTCATTTTGTGGAGAGTAAATTTCCATTCTTGGATCTCACAAAACCAACGCCATCTGTACCTACGTTACTAGAAGAATGGTGTCCACTTTCTCTTCCTATTTCATCATCAGTTACAGAAAATTCTTCAGAAACAATATTACCAAGTCATTCTACTCCTTCCATGGACATAGTAAGTCAGCACTCTCCTATTTCTTCTACTAATTCATAAAGTCAGTCCataaattctcccacaaactccAACACCTCCCCTTCTATCTCTAATGAATATACATCCGCCTCACATTCACCTGCTATCTCACCTTCTTCGACTCCTCCGGTCTTGCATCAACCAAGTCATAATATGACTACCAGACTCCAAAATGGAATAAGAAAACCTATCACTAAACTTAACTTAAATGTTCAGGTTGCATCACCTGAAATTGAGCCTAAATCTATTACACAAGCTCTTAAAAGCCCGATTTGGAGGAAGGCTATGGATGATGAAATTGCTGCCTTGGTACGAAATAAAACATGGGACTTGGTACAGCCATCAACCTCACAAAATGTGATTGGGTGTAAATGGGTATTCCGAATAAAGAGGGATAAAGATGGCAAAATTACTAAATATCAGGCGCGTTTAGTAGCAAAGGGTTTTCATCAAAGGCCTGGTCTTGATTATAATGAGACATTTAGCCCTGTTGTCAAGCCAGCAACAGTACGTCTAATACTTTCTCTTGCAGTTTCACAAGGCTGGTCACTTCGCCAACTCGATATCAATAATGCATTCCTACAAGGAACATTAACAGATGAAGTGTACACTATGCAGCCACCAGGATACAAGGATTCTGAATATCCAAATTATGTATGCAAGCTCAACAAAACTCTTTATGGTCTGAAACAAGCCCCGAGAGCTTGGTACAAAGAGTTGCGGAAATATTTGTTGAattcaggatttaaaaatgcgGTGTCAGACTCATCTTTGTTCACACTTCACACAAATGGATCCATTATATATTTGCTGGTCTATGTAGACGACATAATTGTCACAAGCAATAATCCAGAATTTTTAGAGTCATTCATTAAAAAATTCTTGACAAGGTTCTCTCTTAAAGATTTGGGTAATTTATCATATTTTCTGAGAGTTGAAGTACTACCACATCCTGCTGGTTTATTTCTCAGTCAAAAGAAATATATTTCTGAAATTTTATGCAGGGCCAATATGGACGAATCAAAACCAGTTGCAACTCCTCTTGCAACTCATCCTCCACTGTCATTAAAAGGAAAGGCACTTCAAGACCCAACTCAATATCGTGCGTTAATTGGAAGCCTACAATACTTAAGTCTGACCAGACCAGATGTTGCCTTCTCTGTAAATAAATTAGCCCAGTATATGCAAAGACCTACCGAAGATCATATGCAAGCCTTGCGACGTCTACTTCGATATCTAAGTGGTTCGTTACACATGGGAATTACTCTGCATAAAAATTCACCACTATCTCTTCATGCttattcagatgctgattggGCTCGGGATAGAGATGATTACATATCCACGACAGCCTACATTGTATATCTAGGCAAAAACCCAATCTCCTAGACATCTAAAAAGCAACGCACAAGGGCTCGCTCATCTACAGAAGCGGAGTACCGAGCTGTAGCAAATGCAACTTCAGAACTTCTATGGCTTCGTAACTTATTTAATGAGTTGGGTTTGCAAAGTACCTCTACTTCGGTAATTAATTGTGATAATGCAGGTGCCACATACGTTAGTGCAAATCCGGTTTTCCATTCAAAAATGAAGCATCTTGGTCTGGACTATCATTTTGTACGAGAAAATGTTCGATCCGGCAAGCTTAGGGTCACTTATATATCCACGAATGATCAGCTAGCAGATGCCCTCACAAAACCCCTTCCACGATCTACTTTTACTTCCCTGGTTCACAAAATCGGTCTCTCATGCTGGCCGACCATTTTGAGGGGGCGTGTTAAGGATTGAGCATATCATGGTCAATCTTTCCTTAATACTAGTTGTGCAGATACTTAGCATAATCAGATTCCTAGACTTCAGCTGTGTAAATAGTTAGCACAATTGCCTCCCTGATTATTAGTCTAGTTTATTACATACTTGTAACTGATTCATATAGCCATATATAAGTAGAGCAGTGTACACTATAAATATCACATTTGATCAATGAGAAAAAGTAACTTCTCTGAATATATCTTTTTTTTATCTCTTTAGATTCTGGTGGACTGATCCCACCTTAGTATAATCGAAGATGAACTGCGAAGCCTACTTAAAATTTCCGACAAAACAAAGTTTAGAACTTCAGAAAGTATTTGAAAGAATATTAATTGTAAAACTGTTGTCTTATAAACTTTTCCAACAAATACGATTACTATTTTTACTTTTACATATTACCATTATATTTTAACGTTTGACTAACGGAACGGTATATTTAAATTACAAGGACCACTTGCAAGTCAAAAACACGAAATAACACTACTTGAAAAAGTAAAGAATAAATGGATGCAATTGAGAATTTCCCACAAGAGTATGCCAGGCAGGCTAATACAGAGTAGTAGATAGTAGAGAGAAGTAGATAAAACACACACTTAACAATTATTACCTTATAGGCACAACGTTGAGAAGATTCCTGGTTGAGAGTTCAACGAGGTTACTGTAGGTCTCCATGCCCTCCTCATCTAGATCATACAACTCTACCCACATATCCAACAGAGCAGTAGATGAAATTCTTTGATCTTCTGGAAATGAACCCAAGTCCAGGAATCCCTCCTTCAGTGTTTCCATGCCCTTCTCCTCATCCAAAGCATCTAGACTGGTTTTCAGATTATTTAGTAGTAAGCTGTTAGAATCAAATATACTAGATCTCCCTTTTGACCACTTATTTAGTGTCGTTTTCCAGGTCACCTCAGGCTTGCCTCGGAGTGAAAGGCCAACCACGTTCAAGGCCAGTGGGAACCCATTGCAAGCTTTAACTACCTGCAAGAAATTCCACCAGATCCAAATGGGAAATTTTTTCAGAAATAAGATTATCTTTAACTTTCTAATATTAGTAAATGTTTACAATACAATTTCCAGTTCAGATGGTTCCTGATGATTTTGTGTGATCAAGGAGTTAGCAAACTGTAAACTAATATTCTAAGATTTAATTTCGGACACAAATATATATTGCAGGTAAATTTGTAGCCATCACATCAATGGACACAAGTACTGAGAAGATGCACAGATAGAGAGAATTGATATCATCTTCTAGAGTACACAAACAAAACATTCAGAGCTGATCACAAGTTTTTGATTCGAACCTCATTCACAGTTTTATCTGAAATCTTAGGGTGTTCGCTCCCAGAAGGAAACACTGAGTGGCAGAAAAGATCTTTGGCATCATGATCATTTAGTAATTTCAGCTTATATGACAAATGAAGATCGGAAGCAAATCTAGATGTAACTAAAATCTTGTACTCTGGGATTTCCTTGAACCTGAAGTTTTGCACAAAAACTTCGAGTCCTGGTGACCACACATCATCCAACACCAAGAGTATAGGATCTTTATCTGGCCCTCCTCCTATCTGCTTCAATAACTGTCCCAATTGGTTGATTGCATCTTCGTCACTTCGACATTCAAGCAAGTCATCAAGACATCCCTTTTGTTTGAATATTGTCTTAACAGCAATCTGAATGTTGACTGCTTTTGAGACGGTGACAAAGAAAATGTTCTGCTTAAACTTTTCTACATGTCAAAAATTTGTAAAAGATAAGCATCAGAATGGCAAAGCTATTCTCCAATATTTAACTATAAGTAGCAATTGATAAGAAGAGAACATACCTTTGATTGTAGAATCAACACACACCATGTTAGCCAAGGTGGTCTTTCCGCATCCTGGAGGAGCTGAAAGCACGACCACGGTTGGCAAGACATCATTGTCTTTTAGCAACATGACCTTCAGTTCCTCAAGTGGCAAATCTAACCCAAGAACAAGTTCTGGAATTTCACCAACATAAGCAGAGCCTATGTACTTCCTACTCGAACACGAACTGCTACAGGTCACACTCATAGAATCAATTTTCTCAAGAACATCGTGCAAGATTTCTCCTTTAACTACATCCAACTTCACACTTACATCACTCACTCCTTTTGATACCTGTCTGATACTTCTAACTTGGTGAGCCTGCACATTAATCTGAAAGAACCTAGTCAACCCCTGATCAAAACTCTGAAGCTTCTTTGAGTAAACATACTTCTTGTAAAGATTCCAAGACTTTATCTTCGAACACAAGAGAATGAGATCGGTCCCCTTTTTAAGCTCATCTGCGAAAAATTCAAGCTCTGTTTTCGGACGTTCTAAGATCTCTTCCAACTTTCTAGTATCCTTGAAAATTAGATCTATGGCATCCACAGTAGCTTTTAGGCGCTTGAAGGTGGACTTGAATCTAGCAATTGTCTTTATTACCTTAATAAATGCCTTTTCAAAATCCGCAAAAGCTACTCCAACAACACCCCCAGCAAGTAGATCCATTTTGCACTCTATACACTACCAAAATTTAATAAGCCCCCCCCCCCCTCCAAAACGAACTACCAAGCCATGAGTTCCACTGCTTCGAGAAAAAGATCAAGAAGCAATGAGTTCAACTTCTAATTTAAAGTTTATACTTAAGCTCGGGTGCACACACACTACTTAGCAATCAATTTTATTTATACTCTATAGTGTATACACTACAAAATTCGCCACACACACATATGCACACACTACTCAGCAACAAATTCCTTTTCTACTCTGTAGTCCACACATAATCAGAATTTACCAAACTCGAGCGCGATCACACACACATACTACTCAACAATCTAAACCAATTCAACTATGCTATATAGTTTATAGTACATTACTATAATTTATTACACATTACTCAGCAATCAAATTCATTTCTACAATGTAGTTTATACAATTCCGGAACTTAGagaaaacacacacacacacacacagcaGCAGCAGTCATAAAAAACACTCACAGTTGAATAGTTGATTGATCAATTAATTAAGAAGCAATGAGACACTAAATTTGAAGTCTTCTCTTGCACAGTCAACCTGGTGTGAACTTTCCTGGTGTGAAAGATGAAACTGCATCATGCTTTCTCCGCTTCACTTCTGTAACAAACTAAAAAAATCAGTCAAATGTTAGAGTTTAGCATATTAGTTTCATTTGTTCTTTTAGAGTTTAGTACTACAATTATTATTCAAAGTTAGCTAATGAATATCAACTTTTGTAACAACTGGGCgcatttaaaataaattacttaaatACATCATATAAAGACCGAATCGACATGATTTAGTTAAGATAGGTAGTGAAGGTGCTCTAAATTTTAAAAGACGTTTTCACACATTAGACCATAGAAGATCATGAGGTCAAACTCTTTATGCTAATGAACAAGGCACCGAAAAAATTGAATTTTCACGAGCACATTTTTTTATATACATGAAGTAAcaagaaaaaaaattaagaaatatatgcgcaaaataaaaaaaaaaatcgATTGGAACTTTATATAACTAAGGGGCGGACCTGCACTAGCCAGCCACTTGTTAATAAAATAGTACCAAGTCTACAAGTCTTTCTACCTGCAAATCAACCAAGCGTTGATTCCACTATTAGATTATCACTATACATATAGTTAAACAAATCAACAAGACAACAACCAAAAAATACTTAAtccttttgaaaaaaaatattgaacAATTTTGAAAATATGAGTCTTGGGGTTAGTGAAGAGGTTATAAAGAAAGCTTGTGAATTGTCAATGAAAGCTCATGAGTGTTGTGATGAATCCAAGCAGTACACTTACGATGAATGTCAACTTGACTCGATGGCAGCAGCCGTGTTTTCGTTTGCAGGAGCATGGTCCGTGAGTGATTGGTTTGCAGGATCCTGTTCTAGTTATGGAGAAACAAAGATTGATCTTGGTTTGTTTTCGTCTCTTAGAAGAATTGGAAGCCAAGAATCTGCACTTGTTAATGCAGCATTTCTCTCTAGATTTAAAGCTATTTTCGAAACTTCTTCTCTCGCAGTTGAGGTAACTTTTTATTATAGATTTTGTCCTTAAATTTGCATGATTTCTGATTTGCGCGCGTGTGAGATATGTTGGAAATATTTAGCAATATGTTAGAAAATAGAAACATTTGAGATTGTCATTGATAAATACTAAGTTTTTAAATCATGTTTATTTGGCGATGAATTCAGTTTAAAATTGTAGAGAAATTGTCAGAATATGTTTACGTAATATTCAGGTAGATggagctgttagagaaaggaaaCAGGTAGTTTTTGCAGGACATGGCTTAGGTGGTCCAATGGCCATTTTTGCGGCACTTTGGTTTCTGGAAAAATATACAAGAGTAGACTGCATTGCAACTCCAAGATGTGTGACTTTCGGATCCCCGTTGGTTGGTAATCACATTTTTCCTCATGCTATTAGGCGTGAAAATTGGAGTCAATACTTCATTCATTTTGTGATCAAGAATGATATTGTTCCCTGCATAATGTTTGCTCCTTGTTTTTCTATTGAGAAAGAGCTACAAAAAGTTCTTGACTTTCTAAATCCGAGATCCGTATTATACAAGGATTCTAATATATGCATTTCTAGTGAGGCATCATCTTTTGTTGAGAATGTTTTGGCAAATTTATCATCCGTAGCAAGCTATGTTGCATGTAACCTCACAGGATACAAAAATTTGCTGGTGGATAATTTTTCTAGCTTTATGGAACTTAGTCCTTACAGACCTTTTGGAACATACATATTTTGCAATAATAATAAAAGAATGGTTGTGGAAAGGAATTCTGATGCTGTTTTACAGTTGTTATTTCATTCTTCAACACTGCAATCTAGAGATGAAGGTGCCAAGTTTGCAGGTCCAATCTTAGAAAAAAGTTTGGTCTACAATGACATATTCCAACGGAGTGTAGAGGAAGAAAGCTGTATTTATTTGGATAATGCAACTGTTGAATTTATGAAGACAGAAAATATGTCACTTGATGACCTTGGTCTGGTCAGTACACATTTTCTTGTCTTTTTTTTTTGGGGAGGGGGGGGGGGAGAGTTTTAGATATCTTGTCTATAATTTTTTCCCAATTAACGACACAACTTAACATTGGAAGTGCCTTGTTAAATTTGTTTGCAAAATATCTGATAAGAACACTTGTATAACTATATTTGAAGTGAAAGAACCATGTATGATGAGCTAACAGATTTGTCTTGAAAGTGCAGAGCTTTAGAGCAAAGCTTTGCCTCCTAGCAGCAGTGGAGTTCGAGGAGCAAAAGTTAAGTAATGAGAAAAAAATAGATAAAGAAGAAATTATAATGAAACTGAATTGGTTGCAAGAATACTGCAGGAACTGTGAGGTTCGTAAGGAGTGTCGTTATGATGCATTCAGGATTAAAGCAAATAACGACGACTTCCATGCTGGGGTGGTAAGCCTGCAACTAGGGGGAATGTGGAATGAAATAATGGAAATGTTAAAAATGAATCAACTCCCAGACGAATTTGAAGGAAATAAGGAGTGGATAGAACTGGGAACCACGCACAGAAGGCTGGATGAGCCCATTGCAATTGGCAGCTACTATTCACGTGGATTAAACGATGACTCAGGACCTTTCATGATAAGGGGAAGGTCTGCTGTGTTTAAGTATACTCAAAGATGGTTGGAGCACAAGAAAAAGTTGGCAGTGGAGTCAATTTCAGAGTCATGTTTTTGGGCCGAGGTAGAGGAGCTAATGATACTTGGTAAAAAGAAGTCATATGATGGTTTGAAGGAAAGGATTACAAGTCTGGAGAGACAGATTTTGCATTGGCATGAGGCTGGAGTGTTGGAGAATGGAGTATGTTTTGATAACTCTACATTAACTAGATGGTGGAACACTCTTCCTCAACAACATAAAAACGAGTCCTGCATTCGAGGGTTGTTTGGATAACAATTTCTGGTTTTCTATGCGAGTTAGGAATCTGAATTAGCGACCAAACGGATCCACTCTAGCTTATGTGATTGTAGGTGCATTACTATGATGTTTACTTGTTCATTATGTTTCTTGCTTGTATCCAAAATCAACAGAGGTTGATTCATTTTAGTTGTCTACCACTCTGGAATCAATGGCCAGCATCTTTTCAAGAATTACAGTAATACTTATTGACTTATTGTATTACCTTTTCTTTTTTGACTAAACCAAACTTTACTTTTAAGTAGAAGAACAAACGAACTTGTTTATAATACTGATTAACAAAGCAGAATCTGAATTATAATCGTATATTCAGAAACAGAGCAAATAAACCAACTTAAAAATACAATGCAGTTCAGACTTATTAACCGTTTGTCAAACTGATCTGTAAGCTTCGACCATATGTCTCCTTCCGAATCGATGACATCAACCCGGGGGTACTTGTTGTTGGCTTGTTGCGCCAAGCCTTTTCACACTACGGGTCTGCAGGTGATAACATATATAATGATAATATCTGATAGTTTCATTGTTATAATAGTGATATTTTCTTGTATTATATTTGATTGTTAGCTACACTAACTTACAGTCTtagttaatatttatatatttttatttttattttatgtaattttattaaaaaattatgtaaataattaaatattgaataatgattatataattatactTTTATTGTGTATAATTTCAAGTTAAGCTCAAATGTATAAATAGGATATGATTGATGAGATTTATGTAAATATTTGTTGTTAGTAAGATTCAAAATTAAAaacttatatgtatttttataaataataatatacatATTTATTGTTAACGGGCTTCGAACCCGAGAACTtaatgtatctttataaataataatataaatgtttgttgttaacGAGATTCAAACCTGAGAATTTGTGTAGTGTCTTTTTTTGTATTTGGTTCCAACGCCTCTGATTATTTGATAAAGAAGATCCGATGGTCAAGATGAaaagggataaccaaaatgaggagttaaacaaactacaaattatacctcattccggttattatagtataatatagataaaCCCCTCTTTTTATTCTAAGTGAGAACAAGTCGTATTATAATAAAACTATacttttctcttttctctctaTACTTTATCATGATATCAAGAAATAGATTTCGAGTGATCGTAGAAGTTTAGTTGAATCATTAAATAGATAGAGTTATGTTAAAATAACAAAAGTTTTTTAAAAAGAGGCTGAAAATTTTGTGCCCAAATCAGCCAACTTGTTTTTATGATTCCCGAGTTTCAACTATTGGATCATCCTGAAATTTTAACCACGCCTTCTTTGCATCAGTATCTAAATTTTGAACAGTGGAGATCACATTTGAAGCTCCAGAAATCAATTTTTTGATGGTTCCAACAGGTTATTGTTTACTTTTAGTTCATTTTTTTATAGTTGTTGGTTGTTGATTGTTGTTGAAAACAATAATATATTAGAATTAAAATTTGAGGATTGAGAAAAATGATATGAGAGAGATGTATGGGAaatgatataaataatttttttattccTAAAAATGAGATATGATATGTACGATGATTAGGGCTGTCAAATGGATAATTCGGATACAGATATGCCTATATCTGCATTCGTATCCACAATCATCGGATTcaaatacggataatatccgttttatttcagatacggataatatccgatTTTTCTCGGATACGATTGCGAAtatttcggacgaatatcggattttttgaATTTATTTGTTGCCCCTACCGTTTTAACGATGATTATAGAACATTTTCTATAATTAAatacaaaaaatatatttatatatgtataaaatatgagtacaattatataaaatttgtataaacatattatttaatacatttacacactataaattaaaaaaataaattttaaattatatataattatatatttatataattgaAATTTCATATATGTATTTAGTTTCAGATTCGAATATCCTGAATTcagatacggataatatccgttttttctcggatacggataatatccgctttttctcAGATACATATTTTTTGGACAAATATCgaatttttcgaatttttttgacagccGTAAGGATGATCCTCCAAAAATAAGATTTAATAAATGTTTTTAGTATTTTAAGATATGTATAGGACATAATTTAAGGCATAGGTTGAAATTGGTTTTAAAGGTGGTTTTTATAGGAACAACATAGCACAGCCCTTATAAGGGTTGATCCAATATTATAAAATCAGTATACCtatttattataaattgttgGATAAGTCGTTCCTAAGATTTGTTATTCATATTTAGGCTTGAATTAAATTTTTCGGTTTAATTTGACCCATGTATAATCCATTTTCAGGTTTGATATTTATATTCAGATTTGTCtaagatttatttaattatttgatcAGCTTTATTTATGAAAAGTTTGAATTAGGAATTTATACATCTTCAATATCATTTACGATATTTATGgtaaatttattaataaaaatttgTAAATTGATCTCTCAATTAATGACAAGCTGATTAACGTATATTATAAAATGTTTATGTAACATAtttatctatctatactatactattataagcgaaacatggtttcgtttggtcggttgatTAACACTTTCCTAAAAAATATGTTAACAGCTTCCAAAAAATGTAAACAAatattatttcattaaaataaataaattatgtatgcaatataactacaaactctataatCAAGTTTACATCTATAATCCAGTTTGATATCTAAGCGCACTCAACTTCTTTTTAGTAGGAAATCAAACACTTCCAAAATATTAActttattgatttaaattataatataataattttattgttaaataaataaaaaattaaaacaatAAGTAATAAAGCTTAtttatctatattatactattataaacaAAATATAGGATAATTTGTTTGGCTATTTAACACCTTCCATGAAAAAGTACCCCTTTCCtaaaaaaacaaaacacaaaTTACATAAATACACGTCACTACTGTTCCAAGTTCCCCCACGTACATGACTCACAATTCATTCAATACATATCAAAAGCCCTTTTTTAATTTCACCCGAATAGGGCTGCAATGGATCGGATCTGGATCTGGATCGGATCGACATTGATCCATATCCTAATCCATTTAATTTTACCGAATTCGGATCCGGATCGTATTTTAGTCAGATTTTTCACATCCGGATTCATTAGGATCACGGATAACGGATCGGAGTTACGATccatttatatttaaaaaattaattctaATTATATTGAAGCAGCAATTTAATAATGGTAAGCAACAAAAAAACATTAACTGTAGCAGCTTGATTTATTCACTGTATTCATTCAGAAGTTTGGTAAATCAATTATATGCACTTCAAGGTCCGGATGTTACAGGCATAATTGAGCTTTTATGATATAGAAACAAAACACTACAGGATATGAATGACATTCAAGGAACACTTACAGAAGTTCATAACACATGTTAacgaaaattttaaaaaaaaccgcatcacatattttatatttgatttataatttattatataatatatatatatatataataaatattcgGATCGGATCGTTAACGGATCAGATCGGCCTAAATCAAAATCAGTTACTTATCGGATCAGATCGCTATCAGATCGGATTTTTTTCGGATCAGATTTTTAATTTAATGATCCATATCCGCTCTGTTAGTTTTCGGATCAGATCGGATCGGACCGGATTTCCGATCCATTGACAGCCCTACACCCGAATATACTCAAACTCTAACCTTCAACAAAAGCTAAGTCCCGAACAAAAGAAGTATTAATTTTCTATGTCTATTAAAGTTTTACATGGATAAGaaaaaataaaacatagatattATTTTGTTATCAAATAAATCTTTGGCTTATTAAAATATATAGTTATAAAGAATAATGTAAGATTTATATTCATCCTATCATATCAATCACAGTTAGCGGGAAAGTAACTTAGCGGGAAAGTAACTCAGAATGTAATATTTGATTATACGCATAtaaatttttcttaattaatattatgaaatattaaaattataaacaagcTCATATTAAAAAGATTCTTAGAACATTTATACTACGAATGTCTAAAGTTCaaaacatgttaatatcatattaatattaaaattttatttcgtAAGAacttattatttaaaaatatataaatatacatattttatttcaTCGTTTATTATATATAGTTACAAATTTTAGGTACCAGATTATAAACGAAGTTGCACAATTttttcatttaaaaaattattgaaatttgataaaatagtttaaagtgtAGAATCACAGTAAAATCACAATTATCCAAAATTATTACACggtagaatcaaatttaaaataaattgttCTCAATTGAAGAAAGACATAAATTAGTATAccaattttattattaaaattaattatatatatatatattacctTAAAATTCAATTACCAATTAAAATTAACTATTATACACAAAAAAGTTATATCATAATAAATTAAAAACAGCCCGTGCATCGTACGGGTTACGGGTTATCCTAAAATAGTTGTTAACACATTccaaaataaagttaaaataaatatattttatttaaaaaaattaaatcatgtatttGATATAATTACAAA carries:
- the LOC141692411 gene encoding putative disease resistance protein At5g66900, producing MDLLAGGVVGVAFADFEKAFIKVIKTIARFKSTFKRLKATVDAIDLIFKDTRKLEEILERPKTELEFFADELKKGTDLILLCSKIKSWNLYKKYVYSKKLQSFDQGLTRFFQINVQAHQVRSIRQVSKGVSDVSVKLDVVKGEILHDVLEKIDSMSVTCSSSCSSRKYIGSAYVGEIPELVLGLDLPLEELKVMLLKDNDVLPTVVVLSAPPGCGKTTLANMVCVDSTIKEKFKQNIFFVTVSKAVNIQIAVKTIFKQKGCLDDLLECRSDEDAINQLGQLLKQIGGGPDKDPILLVLDDVWSPGLEVFVQNFRFKEIPEYKILVTSRFASDLHLSYKLKLLNDHDAKDLFCHSVFPSGSEHPKISDKTVNEVVKACNGFPLALNVVGLSLRGKPEVTWKTTLNKWSKGRSSIFDSNSLLLNNLKTSLDALDEEKGMETLKEGFLDLGSFPEDQRISSTALLDMWVELYDLDEEGMETYSNLVELSTRNLLNVVPIRKDDSSDLDDRYCNGHFVTQHDMLRELAIHQSSQEAIELRKRLIAEILGKGQPKDWIGMLNQPLAARLVSISTDDTFTSSWPAIILPEAEVLILNARSKNYTLPQFMEHMSQLKVLIVTNYGFCPAELVNFPVVRHLSSLKRIRLEHVSISSTLSGSLGFQLINLQKLSLTLCEIGNALENCANMFPHLRDIEMEYCRDLVELPVGICDIVHLEKISITRCNKLRVLPEEIGKLINLQSLRLNSCTALEGLPETIVCLQELSFLDISDCISLSELPIQIGDLKGLRTLHMRGCSEMDELPTSVEELEELVVFCDKETAELWEDYTNVRKILVKEDVNLDWLH
- the LOC141689408 gene encoding protein EDS1L-like; this encodes MSLGVSEEVIKKACELSMKAHECCDESKQYTYDECQLDSMAAAVFSFAGAWSVSDWFAGSCSSYGETKIDLGLFSSLRRIGSQESALVNAAFLSRFKAIFETSSLAVEVDGAVRERKQVVFAGHGLGGPMAIFAALWFLEKYTRVDCIATPRCVTFGSPLVGNHIFPHAIRRENWSQYFIHFVIKNDIVPCIMFAPCFSIEKELQKVLDFLNPRSVLYKDSNICISSEASSFVENVLANLSSVASYVACNLTGYKNLLVDNFSSFMELSPYRPFGTYIFCNNNKRMVVERNSDAVLQLLFHSSTLQSRDEGAKFAGPILEKSLVYNDIFQRSVEEESCIYLDNATVEFMKTENMSLDDLGLSFRAKLCLLAAVEFEEQKLSNEKKIDKEEIIMKLNWLQEYCRNCEVRKECRYDAFRIKANNDDFHAGVVSLQLGGMWNEIMEMLKMNQLPDEFEGNKEWIELGTTHRRLDEPIAIGSYYSRGLNDDSGPFMIRGRSAVFKYTQRWLEHKKKLAVESISESCFWAEVEELMILGKKKSYDGLKERITSLERQILHWHEAGVLENGVCFDNSTLTRWWNTLPQQHKNESCIRGLFG